A stretch of the Pseudomonas sp. ACM7 genome encodes the following:
- a CDS encoding SMP-30/gluconolactonase/LRE family protein produces MSRTVKFRHVLLLVIVAIGAFLLLMPTKVQPVAWTPPPAPSLTSGIYADNQRLKGVERVGAADIEGPEALLLEGDVLITGLNDGRLIRTSLDGKVTKDLADTGGRPLGLARHPNGLLVIADGVKGLLSLDAQGRLIPLTTAANGVPFGFTDDVAIDKSGHYAYFSDASSRFGYGSDGEAIIEHGGDGRLLRYDFQTGKTAVLLDKLEFANGVTLGPDDAFVLVNETGAYRISRYWLSGPKAGTRDLFIDNLPGLPDNLAFNGRDRFWVALYAPRNALLDATAPHPFVRKMIVRAMTVLPKPVEKRAFALGLDGKVIANLQDGSRDNYSPITTVREYGDWLYFGSLKAKHMARLPLSTALHK; encoded by the coding sequence GTGAGTCGAACCGTCAAGTTTCGCCATGTGCTGTTGCTGGTGATCGTCGCCATCGGCGCCTTTCTGCTGCTGATGCCGACCAAGGTTCAACCGGTGGCCTGGACACCGCCGCCGGCGCCCTCCCTCACCAGCGGCATCTACGCCGACAATCAGCGCCTCAAAGGCGTGGAGCGCGTCGGCGCCGCTGATATCGAGGGGCCGGAAGCGTTGCTGCTGGAGGGAGACGTCCTCATCACGGGTTTGAATGACGGCCGATTGATCCGTACCAGCCTCGACGGCAAGGTCACCAAGGATCTGGCCGATACAGGCGGCAGACCCTTGGGCCTGGCCCGTCATCCCAACGGTCTGCTGGTGATTGCCGACGGGGTCAAGGGCTTGCTGTCACTGGATGCCCAGGGCCGATTGATTCCATTGACCACGGCGGCCAACGGCGTGCCCTTCGGTTTCACCGACGACGTGGCGATCGACAAATCCGGGCACTACGCCTATTTCAGTGATGCCTCCAGTCGCTTTGGCTACGGCAGTGACGGCGAAGCGATCATCGAGCACGGCGGCGATGGCCGCTTGCTGCGTTATGACTTCCAGACCGGCAAGACCGCGGTCCTGTTGGATAAGCTGGAATTCGCCAACGGCGTGACGCTGGGACCGGACGATGCCTTTGTGTTGGTCAACGAAACGGGCGCCTATCGCATCAGTCGTTACTGGTTGAGCGGGCCGAAAGCCGGCACCCGTGATCTATTCATCGACAACCTGCCAGGGTTGCCGGACAACCTCGCGTTCAATGGTCGCGACCGCTTCTGGGTGGCGCTTTATGCACCGCGCAACGCACTGCTCGATGCCACCGCGCCGCATCCCTTCGTGCGCAAGATGATCGTGCGGGCCATGACTGTCCTGCCTAAACCGGTGGAGAAACGCGCCTTCGCGCTGGGCCTGGACGGTAAAGTGATCGCCAACTTGCAGGACGGTAGCCGCGACAACTACTCGCCGATCACGACCGTTCGCGAGTATGGAGATTGGTTGTATTTCGGGTCGTTGAAGGCCAAACATATGGCGCGATTGCCACTCAGTACGGCGTTACATAAGTAA
- a CDS encoding DUF4142 domain-containing protein — translation MDRFTLRHLTLAVALSTSMGTVFAATSNDFVDNAAAGGIAEIETSRLALEKSSSADIKAFANMMITAHSKANDELAALAKKNDIEVPDSTTLVKQAKEKILDLRDESFDAAYANNQVKAHEDTIELFKKEANTVTDDKVKGATDLKGFAQKMLPALEKHLDMAKKLQAAHPSK, via the coding sequence ATGGACCGATTTACCCTGCGCCACCTCACGTTGGCCGTTGCCTTGAGCACCAGCATGGGCACGGTATTCGCTGCCACTTCCAATGACTTCGTCGACAACGCGGCCGCGGGCGGCATCGCGGAAATCGAAACGAGCCGATTGGCCCTGGAAAAAAGTTCATCGGCGGACATCAAGGCATTCGCCAATATGATGATCACCGCCCATTCCAAGGCCAATGATGAACTGGCGGCACTGGCGAAAAAGAATGACATCGAGGTACCGGACAGCACGACGCTGGTCAAACAGGCGAAAGAGAAAATCCTCGACTTGCGCGATGAATCTTTCGATGCGGCCTATGCCAACAATCAAGTGAAGGCTCACGAAGACACCATCGAGCTATTCAAGAAAGAAGCCAACACCGTGACGGACGACAAAGTCAAAGGCGCCACGGACCTGAAAGGTTTCGCGCAAAAAATGCTGCCGGCGCTGGAGAAACATCTGGATATGGCGAAAAAACTCCAGGCTGCTCACCCCAGTAAATAA
- a CDS encoding SRPBCC family protein has product MRQTTEAFRARYRAAIHPLYNPWLHGAFVLLFGLLAIGGFWSTVHQVQPLEWLAMPLTLLFFNFGVYMVHRHLGHHKKNFARMFYARHAGDHHSFFAPAHMTYDSARDWRVILFPAWLIVLHTVVITLPVWWLLEQFDANVAGLFGGCLVLGYLTYEVFHACEHLPPENPFTRLPWIRQMRRLHELHHRRELMQERNFNIVFPLMDYLFGTLYWEPEPTDLHPTRTTMTRMQHQIDIAGDPIDVLAYASTVTRWPEWHPSSLKVDGQGGPLHAGGRFEEDIKAGGREGHLHWEVNEYLPGRRWSAWAHDDHGLSLVVTYECEALSQGTRFVRTLEYQFSGLAMRIANRLLLKRRIDREWAASMLALREMAQKQLAPAGVSA; this is encoded by the coding sequence GTGAGGCAGACCACCGAAGCATTTCGCGCCCGCTACCGCGCTGCTATTCATCCGCTCTACAACCCATGGCTGCACGGCGCTTTTGTGCTGCTGTTCGGGTTGCTGGCCATCGGCGGATTCTGGAGCACCGTGCACCAGGTTCAGCCACTGGAATGGCTGGCGATGCCGTTGACGTTGTTGTTCTTCAACTTCGGCGTGTACATGGTCCATCGGCACTTGGGGCATCATAAAAAAAACTTCGCGCGAATGTTCTACGCACGCCATGCCGGCGACCATCACAGCTTTTTCGCGCCTGCCCACATGACCTACGACAGTGCCCGGGACTGGCGGGTGATTCTGTTTCCAGCCTGGCTGATCGTGTTGCACACGGTCGTCATCACCCTGCCCGTCTGGTGGCTGCTTGAGCAGTTCGATGCCAACGTCGCCGGGTTGTTCGGCGGCTGTCTGGTCCTCGGCTACCTGACCTATGAAGTGTTCCATGCCTGCGAGCACCTGCCGCCGGAGAACCCCTTCACACGCTTGCCGTGGATCCGCCAGATGCGCCGCCTGCATGAACTGCATCACCGTCGTGAGCTGATGCAGGAACGCAATTTCAATATCGTTTTTCCGCTGATGGACTACCTGTTTGGCACCCTCTATTGGGAACCGGAGCCGACGGACCTGCACCCGACGAGAACGACCATGACCCGCATGCAGCATCAGATCGATATTGCTGGAGACCCGATTGACGTGCTCGCCTATGCCAGCACCGTGACCCGTTGGCCGGAGTGGCATCCCTCGTCCCTCAAGGTCGATGGCCAGGGCGGTCCGCTGCATGCCGGGGGGCGGTTCGAGGAAGACATCAAGGCGGGGGGGCGTGAGGGACACTTGCACTGGGAGGTTAACGAATACCTGCCTGGACGTCGCTGGAGTGCCTGGGCCCATGACGATCACGGGTTGTCTTTAGTGGTGACTTACGAGTGTGAGGCCCTGAGCCAAGGCACACGCTTTGTGCGCACTCTGGAGTACCAGTTCAGCGGCCTGGCGATGCGCATTGCCAATCGACTGCTGCTCAAGCGCCGCATCGATCGTGAGTGGGCAGCTTCGATGTTGGCATTGCGCGAGATGGCGCAAAAACAGTTGGCCCCGGCAGGAGTCAGCGCGTGA